In the genome of Cryptococcus deuterogattii R265 chromosome 6, complete sequence, one region contains:
- a CDS encoding cyclin-dependent protein kinase regulator, which yields MSHAPHPLATLEQIVSTPSAADGIPSDVENDLRIAGCMLIQEAGVMLKLPQNTMGTAQVLLHRFYYVSSMCSFGINDISISALFLASKLCESPVRLRDLINTYLYLLARIQHLLDLPADQSFHSGLLSHSDGKEEDKVWEGFKFSVPGFHDEIFWDWKDVITSSEMQILKRLGFNMQVDLPYNHMINYLKILDLVFEDDVTQMCWSILNDMLLTPLYAIHPPHTIACISILLTTRILRIPLPPKWYLLFDVSYDEIWSGCGVVMRLWNDWGLDRPREDTKISIRSPNEEEKGRKGKESRWRRAWVLAQSRKAVRRWVEGLEKA from the exons ATGTCTCACGCACCCCATCCCCTGGCGACTTTGGAGCAGATCGTCTCCACACCTTCAGCTGCAGATGGGATTCCGAGCGATGTGGAGAATGATCTGCGCATAGCAGGGTGCATGCTAATACAAGAGGCGGGCGTGATGTTGAAGCT GCCGCAGAACACCATGGGAACAGCTCAAGTCTTGTTACACCGGTTCTACTACGTTTCTTCCATGTGCTCCTTTGGCATCAAT GATATATCAATATCGGCTCTCTTCTTGGCATCTAAACTCTGCGAGAGTCCTGTTCGTTTACGAGATCTGATCAACACCTATCTTTACCTCCTGGCTCGTAttcaacatcttcttgaccttcCGGCCGATCAGTCATTCCATTCAGGTCTTTTGTCACACtctgatggaaaagaagaagataaggtATGGGAAGGATTCAAGTTCAGTGTACCGGGATTTCATGACGAGATATTCTGGGACTGGAAGGATGTTATCACCTCGTCAGAAATGCAAATTCTCAAGAGACTGGGGTTCAACATGCAG GTTGATTTGCCGTATAATCATATGATCAACTATCTCAAGATTCTGGACCTGGTTTTCGAGGATGATGTGACTCAAATGTGTTGGTCTATCTTGAATGACAT GCTTCTGACCCCATTATACGCCATTCACCCTCCTCACACAATTGCGTGTATATCGATTCTTCTCACTACACGAATTCTCCGtattcccctcccccccaAATGGTATCTCCTCTTCGACGTATCTTATGATGAGATTTGGTCAGGATGTGGCGTCGTCATGAGACTATGGAATGACTGGGGACTGGACCGGCCGAGGGAAGACACGAAAATAAGCATACGGTCGCcgaacgaagaagagaaaggaagaaaaggcaaggagtctagatggagaagagcatGGGTACTAGCTCAGTCTAGAAAAGCGGTGAGACGGTGGGTTGAAGGGCTGGAGAAGGCGTAG
- a CDS encoding translation initiation factor 3 subunit J encodes MSDDDWDVDETVAPAAPAVALPPKVPAKKWADEDAEDNDNDDDWDKSDDEKPQATKTATVAPAKKKGTLKQKLAEKEKLAREAKEKGADDDDDLMYTMTEQERRRLAREKEQEADLAVASELMGAVDLGDEGDALKSVLSARPSTKNDFAELSKNIYTSIIKKHESNPLYSQFVEQLAKDISASLTAVQTRKVSSALSVLGNTKQQEERDKASGKKKAASKPKLGGTKVSSKVDTEAYDDVLGDDDFM; translated from the exons ATGTCCGACGACGACTGGG atgttgatgagacTGTCGCCCCTGCTGCCCCTGCCGTAGCCCTCCCTCCCAAGGTCCCCGCTAAGAAGTGGGCCGATGAGGATGCTGAGGACAATGACAAT GACGACGATTGGGACAAGTCTGACGATGAGAAGCCACAAGCCACAAAGACTGCTACCGTTGCAccagcaaagaagaaaggcaCTCTCAAGCAAAAGCTTgccgagaaggagaagcttgCCAGGGAAGCT aaggagaagggagcggacgatgacgatgacttGATGTACACTATGACTGAGCAAGAGAGACGGCGGTTGGCTagagagaaggagcaagaagctGACTTGGCTGTGGCTTCTGAACTCATGGGTGCTGTCGATTTGGGTGACG AGGGTGATGCACTCAAGAGTGTGCTTTCCGCCCGTCCCTCTACCAAAAATGACTTTGCCGAACTCTCCAAGAACATCTACACTTCTATCATTAAGAAGCACGAATCCAATCCTCTTTACTCTCAATTTGTCGAGCAGCTTGCCAAGGACATTAGTGCCTCGCTTACCGCTGTTCAGACTAGGAAGGTGTCTTCAGCTTTGAGTGTATTGGGTAACACCAAGCAacaagaggagagagacaAGGccagtggaaagaagaaa GCTGCGTCTAAGCCCAAGCTAGGCGGTACTAAGGTGTCATCCAAGGTTGACACCGAGGCCTACGACGATGTTCTTGGAGACGACGATTTTATGTAA
- a CDS encoding RNA-binding protein 39: MSETPPRSFHQSTNGGDKTPELTTKREKRHREDDEEDDRDVSGRSHRYRREDDREYDRDRTDRGDRERDRERRHRHRRRDETEEERRERHRRREEETEEEREERHRRRREREVREREREREREDDYRRGSREVSVGRPSSHRDRSRESHRSYRSHRDRDEMPPIRPMNRESRDIAEERRENDRRREMHFADLERDGRMRSPPPRRRRLSPEYGGPRGPPARRPPPPPRDPATALIEEVDSEARSIFVSQLSARMTSQVLGLFFEDKLGRGAVRDARVVTDKVARRSKGIGYVELDSVDLVNKALALSGTVVMGIPINIMLTEAERNHSGTELITATALASNARSHGGGGRSSVPFTQNYPPLSTGLALPPGLDPDAHKDAAIPYHRLFVSNLAFSLTADDVRQVFEPFGEIEFVDLHMDVSGLRKGTAYVQFKDVKSAQMALDAMAGFDLAGRLIKVQTIQERGTYQTPDLIEDSGNYGTRLDANQRQQLMFKLARTEPNVNLSLSAPKISGSQSKVPAMDPTPRIVVHNMFNPEEETERNWDLDLAEDVKGEVESKYGKVKRIKVEKMSAGEVYIEFVDTDSAIKAVKGLNGRFFGGRQLQAGYITEALFNAHL, encoded by the exons ATGTCAGAAACTCCACCTAGATCTTTCCACCAGTCCACCAATGGTGGCGACAAGACTCCAGAGCTCACCAC TAAACGTGAGAAACGCCATcgtgaggatgatgaagaagatgatcgTGACGTATCCGGCAGGTCTCATCGATATCGTCGTGAAGACGACCGCGAATACGACCGTGACAGAACTGATAGGGGAGACAGGGAACGTGACAGAGAGAGGCGACACCGGCACCGACGCCGTGACGAAACTGAAGAGGAACGTAGGGAACGCCATCGTCGACGTGAGGAGGAgactgaggaagagcgCGAGGAGAGGCATCGACGAAGGAGGGAGCGTGAAGTGAGAGAACGCGAGCGTgagcgagagagagaggacGATTATCGTCGCGGATCTAGAGAAGTGTCTGTGGGTAGACCCTCGAGCCATAGGGACAGATCAAGAGAGAGTCACCGCAGTTACAGGAGCCATCGCGACAGGGATGAAATGCCCCCCATTAGGCCTATGAACAGGGAATCCAGGGACATTGCTGAAGAGCGCAGGGAAAATGACAGGCGTAGGGAAATGCACTTTGCAGAC CTTGAACGTGATGGTCGAATGCGGTCTCCGCCCCCACGACGACGTCGTCTTTCGCCTGAGTATGGAGGTCCTCGCGGGCCGCCTGCTCGCCgtccgcctcctcctcctcgtgACCCAGCTACGGCTTTGATTGAAGAGGTAGACTCTGAAGCTCGTTCCATCTTTGTCTCACAACTTTCTGCTAGGATGACTTCCCAGGTTcttggccttttcttcgAAGACAAACTTGGCAGGGGTGCTGTCAGAGATGCTAGAGTAGTGACCGACAAGGTTGCTAGGAGGTCCAAAGG TATCGGATACGTTGAATTGGATAGTGTTGATCTCGTAAACAAGGCTCTTGCT CTTTCTGGGACGGTCGTCATGGGTATTCCTATTAATATCATGCTTACCGAGGCAGAGAGAAACCATTCCGGTACTGAACTCATCACTGCTACTGCTCTTGCCAGTAACGC ACGATCTCATGGTGGTGGCGGTCGTTCTTCTGTTCCTTTCACTCAGAActatcctcctctctccaccGGTCTCGCTCTTCCCCCAGGCCTTGACCCCGACGCTCACAAGGACGCTGCTATCCCTTATCACCGTCTTTTCGTCTCCAATCTCGCATTCTCTCTGACCGCTGATGATGTGAGGCAGGTGTTCGAGCCGTTCGGCGAGATTGAATTTGTAGACCTCCACATGGACGTT AGCGGGCTGAGAAAAGGTACAGCTTACGTCCAGTTTAAGGATGTCAAGTCTGCGCAAATGGCACTTGACGCGATGGCTGGATTTGATCTCGCAGGACGTCTCATCAAGGTTCAGACTATTCAAGAACGCGGTACCTATCAGACTCCAGACTTGATTGAGGATAGTGGCAACTATGGCACCCGACTTGACGCCAACCAGAGGCAGCAGCTCATGTTCAAGCTTGCCAGGACTGAACCCAATGTCAATTTGTCGTTGTCTGCCCCCAAGATCAGCGGTTCTCA GTCGAAGGTACCGGCGATGGACCCTACTCCTCGAATCGTTGTTCATAACATGTTTAATCCCGAAGAAGAGACCGAGAGAAACTGGGATTTGGACCTCGCCGAAGACGTCAAGGGCGAAGTTGAGTCCAAGTACGGCAAGGTCAAGAGGATTAAGGTTGAGAAAATGTCTGCA GGCGAGGTGTACATTGAATTCGTTGACACTGATTCCGCCATCAAAGCTGTCAAGGGCCTCAATGGTCGATTCTTTGGTGGACGCCAGTTGCAAGCAGGATACATCACCGAGGCTTTGTTCAACGCCCACCTCTAA